The sequence below is a genomic window from Desulfomicrobium macestii.
TTTTCCACCGGCCGCGCTCCGTAATCCATGGAGATGCCAACGATGGTCAGGTCGTCCTCCGTGAATTCCCGGCGCAGGTTCATGAGCCCGGGGAACTCCTTGACGCAGGGAGAACACCAGGTCGCCCAGAAGTTTATGATCAGGACCTTGCCTTTGTTTGATTCGATGATGTTCTTGAAATCATGGACTCCGGCTTTCTGGATGTCCTGGGACATGGCGGTGGAAGGCAGGAGGGCGAGCAGCAGAATCAGGGCGAATGTCTTCAGGAAATTCATGGATGGTCCTCTTTTGGAA
It includes:
- a CDS encoding TlpA family protein disulfide reductase → MNFLKTFALILLLALLPSTAMSQDIQKAGVHDFKNIIESNKGKVLIINFWATWCSPCVKEFPGLMNLRREFTEDDLTIVGISMDYGARPVENFVKLHKVNFPILIDDESIGAMLDIKSIPRTLIYNRAGEQILDHLGFISEESFRHIVERLLQKP